The sequence below is a genomic window from Thermoanaerobaculia bacterium.
GGGCTCGGATCGCGGCGGCTCTCGCCGCGCGGACCTCCTCCCTGCGGTTACTCGGGAGACTTTCCGCGCGGCGGCCTCCCGCGGCTCGGGCCAAGCCCTCGACCGCTCCGGCGCCCCGCGAGGGATCGGATGGGAGTCCCCGCCGCCGCGACGCTCGCAGGGCTCGGATTACGGCGGCGTCTCGAGGCTCCAAGGGAAATCTCTACTTCAGCTTTTCCTTGATGAGGACCCGGTTCCTGTCCGCGGTCGACGACACGAGGATTCGGAGGGCTTTCGATTTCGCGCCGTCGGTCAGCAGCACGTCGTGGACCATCGGGCCGGAGAGCGTCAGCGGCTGGGCCGCCGTGAAGATCGACCCGATTCCCTGCTCGTGACCGTCGACGAGGACGCGCGCGGAACCGAGCGGCGCGTCGAAGAAGACCTCCCCCTGGGTCCCGTAGTCGAGCTTCGGGATCTTCGAGAACGGATCCTTCGAGATCCGTTTCATCTCGTCGCCCGCCGACTCGACGTCTTTCGGGGCGGAAGGGGCGACGACGATCTGGATGTTCAGATCGCGATATCCGGGAAGCGTCGCTTTCAGCCGATGGATTCCCGGCGCGAGCGGGAAGGGTTTTCCCCCGCCGTGATCGTCCCAGTCGTCGGCGATCCCGATGTACTTGCCGTCGACGGACAATCGCGCCTGGTCCGGGCTGAACTGGAACTTCATCGCGCGCCGCGCGTGGTAGACGTTGTCGAACACGACGTCCGATGCGGGGGCGGGAGCCGGGCCCTCCGGCGCACCCGTGATGGGCGGCGGCACGGCCGGCGCGGTCTTCGTCGAGGGACGAGCCGCCGCTGAATCCGACGAGGTCTTCCGGTTGTCCTTGGTGCGGCCGACCGAGGACGACTCGGGGGACGTCGTCGCGGCCGGGCCGGCGGAGTCCGGAGCGGCGGCCGGCGAGGTCGCGGGCGCCGGTACGGAGGGGGGCGGCGCAAGCGCGACGGAGCTCGAGGCGGACGCGGACGTGGCGGGAGGCGCGGTCACGGCCGGAACCGGCGGAGGCGCCGGCGCCGGAGGAGCGGCGGCCTTCGTCACCCCCGCGAAGATCGACGCGGCGCGGCGCGGCTGCGTGATGACGAAGAGGAAAGCGGCGGCCGCGAGGACGAGCGCCGCGATGCCGAAGAGCAGCGCCGCGCCTCCGCGCCGTTCGACGATGACGGTCGGTCCCGACCCGGACGCGGAAACCGCCGCGGCCGCCGGGGCCGCCGCGAGAGCCGGGGCTCCGGCCGTGGAGGCGGTCCGCGCGGGGATCGGCGTCGGAACCGGCATCCGGAATTCCTGGACGACCGGGGTCGGCCGCGAGTCACGCATCGACGACCCGCCGGCGCGATGCAGGTCGCGGAGGAGCGCCCGGGCGTCGGGATACCGCTCCTCGCGCTTCTTCGCGAGGGCGCGGCGGATGATCTCCGACGTCATCGGCGGAAGATCCGGCCGGATCGAAGCGGGGTCGCGCGGCTCGGTGTGCAGGATCTGGTACACGAGCGCGGTCACGGTGTCGCCGGGGAAGGGGCGCGCGCCGGTGAACATCTCGTACAGCACGACGCCGAACGAGAAGATGTCCGATCGTCCGTCGAGCGTGTCGCCGCGGATCTGCTCCGGCGACATGTAGGAAGGGCTCCCGACCATCATTCCGGTCCGCGTCACGTCCTCGCCTCCGGTCAGGAGCTTCCCGATCCCGAAGTCCGAGACCTTCACGACGCCGTCGCTCCGGATCAGGATGTTTCCCGGCTTGACGTCGCGGTGGACGACCTGTCGCTCGTGCGCGTGCGCGAGCGCCTCGGCGGTCTGGCGGGCGATCAGGAACCGCTGGGCGTCGGAGAGAGGCACGTCGGGGCGGAGGAGCTTCGCGAGCGGCCGTCCTTCGACGTACTCCATGGCGATGAACGTGCTCTCCCCTTCCCGGCCGACATCGTAGATCGTGACGATGTTCGGGTGCTGCAGGCGGCCGGCGATCTTCGCTTCGCGAAGGAACCGCGTCTCGACCTCGTCCCGCCGATCGGAGTCGGTCAGATCCGTGCGGACGATCTTGATCGCGACCTGACGCTCGATCTCCGGATCGACGGCGAGGTAGACGTTCCCCATCGCGCCCTGCCCGAGCGGGCGCTCGATCCGAAAACGGCCGACGTGGGAGCCGGGCTCCATCAGTCTCCGGGCTCCTCCGGAGCGTCGGCGGGACCGGAATCCGTCAGGATCGAGCTGCGGTCGCCCGTATCCTGGAGTCGGTCGAATTCCCGGTCGCGCCTGGCGAGGAGGGCCCGGGCCCGCTCCACGTCCGCCGGCTGCGTGAGAACCGCGATTCCGGTGAGGTCGCCGAAATTGACCGGCTCCATGTGAAACTTGCGGTTGTCGATCTGCGCCTCGATCCCCTCGGATTCGAGGAAGCCG
It includes:
- a CDS encoding serine/threonine-protein kinase, producing MEPGSHVGRFRIERPLGQGAMGNVYLAVDPEIERQVAIKIVRTDLTDSDRRDEVETRFLREAKIAGRLQHPNIVTIYDVGREGESTFIAMEYVEGRPLAKLLRPDVPLSDAQRFLIARQTAEALAHAHERQVVHRDVKPGNILIRSDGVVKVSDFGIGKLLTGGEDVTRTGMMVGSPSYMSPEQIRGDTLDGRSDIFSFGVVLYEMFTGARPFPGDTVTALVYQILHTEPRDPASIRPDLPPMTSEIIRRALAKKREERYPDARALLRDLHRAGGSSMRDSRPTPVVQEFRMPVPTPIPARTASTAGAPALAAAPAAAAVSASGSGPTVIVERRGGAALLFGIAALVLAAAAFLFVITQPRRAASIFAGVTKAAAPPAPAPPPVPAVTAPPATSASASSSVALAPPPSVPAPATSPAAAPDSAGPAATTSPESSSVGRTKDNRKTSSDSAAARPSTKTAPAVPPPITGAPEGPAPAPASDVVFDNVYHARRAMKFQFSPDQARLSVDGKYIGIADDWDDHGGGKPFPLAPGIHRLKATLPGYRDLNIQIVVAPSAPKDVESAGDEMKRISKDPFSKIPKLDYGTQGEVFFDAPLGSARVLVDGHEQGIGSIFTAAQPLTLSGPMVHDVLLTDGAKSKALRILVSSTADRNRVLIKEKLK
- a CDS encoding DUF2007 domain-containing protein → MPSDEKWTPVAMVPDDVEADLIRGFLESEGIEAQIDNRKFHMEPVNFGDLTGIAVLTQPADVERARALLARRDREFDRLQDTGDRSSILTDSGPADAPEEPGD